From Deltaproteobacteria bacterium, the proteins below share one genomic window:
- a CDS encoding ABC transporter permease, whose product MLLYLAKRILFMIPLLIGITVISFIVIHLAPGKPTDMATMMTPKASLEAKKRLEQLYGLDKPLHVQYWNWFKRLAVLDFGRSFASDREPVINKIARRLPITILINILSMVLIFVVAIPIGILSATHRNSLFDKATTVFVFIGFATPTFWLALLLMILFGVTLGWLPISGLKSLEYEQFSLWGQVWDRTSHLIMPVLLSAFGGLAGMSRYMRSNMLEVVRQDYITTARAKGLPERTVIYKHALRNALMPVITILGLSVPGLIGGSVIFESIFAIPGMGQLFYAAVMSRDYPVVMGGLVIGAILTLAGNLLADLGYALADPRVREGGL is encoded by the coding sequence ATGCTGCTTTATCTGGCCAAACGCATCCTCTTCATGATCCCGCTCCTGATCGGGATCACGGTCATCTCTTTCATTGTCATTCATCTGGCGCCAGGTAAACCCACGGACATGGCAACCATGATGACCCCCAAGGCCAGCCTGGAGGCAAAAAAACGTCTGGAACAGCTCTACGGTCTGGATAAACCCCTGCATGTTCAGTACTGGAACTGGTTCAAACGGCTGGCGGTCCTTGACTTCGGCCGGTCATTCGCCTCGGACCGGGAGCCGGTCATCAACAAGATCGCGCGGCGTTTACCGATTACGATTCTGATTAACATTCTGTCCATGGTCCTCATCTTTGTGGTGGCCATCCCCATTGGCATCCTTTCGGCCACCCACCGGAATAGTCTTTTTGACAAGGCCACGACTGTTTTTGTCTTCATTGGCTTTGCCACGCCCACTTTCTGGCTGGCCCTGCTGCTGATGATCCTGTTTGGAGTGACTCTTGGCTGGCTGCCCATCTCCGGGCTTAAATCACTGGAATACGAGCAGTTTTCTTTATGGGGTCAGGTCTGGGACCGGACGTCCCACCTGATCATGCCGGTCCTGCTCTCTGCCTTTGGCGGACTGGCCGGCATGAGTCGCTACATGCGCTCAAACATGCTCGAGGTAGTCCGCCAGGACTACATAACCACGGCCCGGGCCAAAGGTCTTCCTGAAAGAACGGTCATCTACAAGCATGCGCTGCGCAACGCCCTTATGCCGGTTATCACCATCCTGGGCCTCTCAGTGCCCGGCCTGATTGGCGGGAGCGTCATCTTCGAATCCATCTTCGCCATCCCGGGCATGGGCCAGCTCTTTTACGCGGCGGTCATGAGCCGGGATTATCCCGTGGTCATGGGCGGCCTGGTTATCGGCGCCATCCTGACCCTGGCAGGCAATCTCCTGGCCGACCTGGGTTACGCCTTAGCTGACCCCCGCGTTCGAGAAGGAGGGTTATGA